A single Seriola aureovittata isolate HTS-2021-v1 ecotype China chromosome 19, ASM2101889v1, whole genome shotgun sequence DNA region contains:
- the dnajc5ga gene encoding dnaJ (Hsp40) homolog, subfamily C, member 5 gamma a isoform X1: protein MADPNSTRPQRKMSTAGESVYKVLGLEKGASAEDIKKAYRKLALKYHPDKNPDNPEAAEKFKEINNANSILNDETKRKIYDEYGSMGLYVSEQFGEESVKYYFLMSKWWFKGLVLCCTLFTCCCCCCCCCFCCGKCKPPDDDESYHYVDPEDLEAQIKAEQDGGNTVIIGQPTSNLGPENPEGQTQPIPLPMPMPMPPPEPQAPTSANPAGEENPGETLPESK, encoded by the exons ATGGCTGACCCGAACTCCACCCGCCCCCAAAGGAAGATGTCCACCGCTGGGGAGAGTGTGTACAAGGTGCTAGGGCTGGAGAAAGGAGCGTCAGCCGAGGACATCAAGAAAGCATACAG AAAACTAGCCCTGAAGTATCACCCGGACAAGAACCCAGACAACCCGGAGGCAGCGGAAAAGTTTAAGGAGATCAACAACGCCAACTCTATTTTAAATGATGAGACCAAGAGGAAGATTTATGATGAGTATGGCTCCATGGGCCTGTATGTGTCCGAACAGTTTGGAGAGGAAAGTGTCAAATACTACTTCCTCATGTCCAAATGGTGGTTTAAG GGTCTGGTACTGTGCTGCACActgttcacctgctgctgctgttgctgctgctgctgtttctgctgtggGAAGTGTAAACCACCGGACGACGATGAAAGCTACCACTATGTCGACCCCGAAGACCTGGAGGCTCAAATCAAAGCAGAGCAGGACGGAG GTAACACAGTAATCATAGGCCAGCCCACATCTAATCTTGGCCCAGAAAACCCAGAAGGCCAGACTCAGCCCATCCCCCTGCCCATGCCCATGCCAATGCCTCCACCTGAGCCCCAGGCACCGACCTCAGCCAACCCAGCAGGGGAAGAAAACCCTGGAGAGACCTTACCAGAGTCGAAATGA
- the dnajc5ga gene encoding dnaJ (Hsp40) homolog, subfamily C, member 5 gamma a isoform X2, which translates to MADPNSTRPQRKMSTAGESVYKVLGLEKGASAEDIKKAYRKLALKYHPDKNPDNPEAAEKFKEINNANSILNDETKRKIYDEYGSMGLYVSEQFGEESVKYYFLMSKWWFKGLVLCCTLFTCCCCCCCCCFCCGKCKPPDDDESYHYVDPEDLEAQIKAEQDGGK; encoded by the exons ATGGCTGACCCGAACTCCACCCGCCCCCAAAGGAAGATGTCCACCGCTGGGGAGAGTGTGTACAAGGTGCTAGGGCTGGAGAAAGGAGCGTCAGCCGAGGACATCAAGAAAGCATACAG AAAACTAGCCCTGAAGTATCACCCGGACAAGAACCCAGACAACCCGGAGGCAGCGGAAAAGTTTAAGGAGATCAACAACGCCAACTCTATTTTAAATGATGAGACCAAGAGGAAGATTTATGATGAGTATGGCTCCATGGGCCTGTATGTGTCCGAACAGTTTGGAGAGGAAAGTGTCAAATACTACTTCCTCATGTCCAAATGGTGGTTTAAG GGTCTGGTACTGTGCTGCACActgttcacctgctgctgctgttgctgctgctgctgtttctgctgtggGAAGTGTAAACCACCGGACGACGATGAAAGCTACCACTATGTCGACCCCGAAGACCTGGAGGCTCAAATCAAAGCAGAGCAGGACGGAG